In the Kwoniella shivajii chromosome 2, complete sequence genome, one interval contains:
- a CDS encoding glutamate-5-semialdehyde dehydrogenase: MSDPSSSSSSNAAESIAKAAREAFEQSQLVDVSERDLALKAIREVLEGKKDEVLAANKEDMETAEALLAQGKLSKSLVSRLDLSRSGKFQAMLQGITDVASLPVPTGQVTFAKELGPGLDLHRVTCPVGVLLVIFEARPEVVVNIAALAIKSGNAAILKGGKESLRTSTILSSLIAEALSKTSIPPTFIQSVSTRSEISSLLAQDKYIDLVMPRGGNELVKSIQNNTRIPVMGHADGICAVYVDETAVEEKALRVVVESKTDYMAACNSAETLLIHESLLSTLWPKLASTLISNNVHLRCDALTLSSLKDLAEASSEFISESTEEDYHTEFLGPILAVKTVKSVSEAIKHINSHSSHHTDSIITENEESMSSWCRGLDSANCFINASTRFADGTRYGLGTEVGISTGKTHARGPVGLDGLVIYKYMMRSKNTSGSTIADYEKGDNRYTHEDLERGKPPF, translated from the exons ATGTCAGATCCATCTAGCTCAAGTTCGTCCAACGCTGCCGAGTCGATTGCCAAGGCCGCTCGAGAAGCGTTCGAGCAATCTCAATTGGTTGATGTTTCAGAAAGGGATTTAGCACTGAAAGCTATTAGAGAAGTattggaagggaagaaagatgaagtacTGGCTGCCAACAAGGAAGATATGGAG ACGGCAGAAGCTTTGTTAGCTCAAGGGAAATTATCCAAATCACTCGTATCAAGATTAGATTTATCTCGATCAGGTAAATTCCAAGCTATGCTACAAGGTATAACGGATGTAGCTTCATTACCAGTCCCAACTGGACAAGTCACTTTTGCGAAAGAATTAGGCCCAGGATTAGATTTACATAGAGTCACTTGTCCAGTCGGTGTTTTATTAGTCATTTTCGAAGCTAGACCTGAAGTTGTGGTTAATATAGCTGCCCTGGCTATAAAATCTG gtAACGCAGCCATATTGAAAGGAGGCAAGGAATCTTTACGAACCTCAACCATCTTATCATCTCTTATAGCGGAAGCATTAAGTAAAACTTCAATTCCTCCTacattcatccaatctgTCTCGACTCGATCTGAGATATCATCTCTGCTCGCTCAAGATAAATACATCGATTTGGTTATGCCAAGGGGAGGAAACGAATTGGTGAAGAGCATTCAGAACAACACGAGGATTCCTGTGATGGGTCATGCGGATGGTATTTGTGCTGTATATGTGGATGAGACTGCtgtagaagagaaagctttAAGAGTCGTGGTGgaatcaaag ACAGATTACATGGCAGCGTGTAATTCCGCTGAAACACTTCTTATACACGAATCATTACTATCCACATTATGGCCCAAACTCGCTTCTACTCTGATATCGAATAACGTTCATCTTCGATGTGACGCATTGACTTTATCATCACTGAAGGACTTAGCTGAGGCATCATCGGAATTTATCAGTGAAAGTACCgaagaagattatcataCAGAATTCCTTGGTCCGATATTAGCTGTCAAGACGGTCAAATCAGTCTCTGAAGCAATCAAACATATCAATTCACATTCATCACATCACACAGATTCAATCATaactgaaaatgaagaatCGATGTCGTCATGGTGTAGAGGATTAGACAGTGCGAACTGTTTCATTAACGCTTCGACTAGATTCGCCGATGGAACGAGATATGGTTTAGGTACAGAAGTTGGTATTTCAACTGGTAAAACTCATGCGAGAGGTCCAGTGGGTTTAGATGGTCTAGTCATTTATAAATATATGATGAGAAGTAAAAACACTTCGGGAAGTACCATTGCAGATTATGAAAAGGGTGATAATCGATATACTCatgaagatttggaaagaGGTAAACCACCATTTTAa
- a CDS encoding glutathione synthetase — translation MSVSTALPEWPPALTPEQHSRLILLSSTYALSHGFTLLPPSSRQPPTSAIPAPLSLLPTPFPRELYELAVSLQPIYNALYARITLDWDFLDRVMGGSVSKVDEFQGELWRGWKSIRDDLVQPLQLGLFRSDYLLHQDQSQGTSEKGDNIGIKQVEFNTIAASFGALSQRAGEMHRYLAKATNGYYSISPHLSEISNFPQNEPLKKLAAGLAEGWKAYGNEKAVVLFVVQDGERNVFDQKWLEYELLESHDIPVIRHTFSELSSLAQIEPSTKNLLLPSPLEPSLPSKEVAVIYYRSAYTPTDYPTSSEWDTRLLLEKSKAIKCPSMALQLAGAKKIQQVLCEPGVLEDFLLNKKRPDVGLENKITQEDVDRLRLTWIGLWPMDNSALGKEAYQLALNESERFVLKPQREGGGNNIYRENIPPYLKELEKEKREQGEPEKKEAFILMELIEPPKNVQNWLVKGGENKARKADVVSELGVYGVSLFGGSEIQTFNSTAGTLLRTKGRESDEGGVAIGISSIDSPLLVD, via the exons ATGTCAGTCTCTACTGCTCTTCCTGAGTGGCCTCCGGCTTTAACCCCAGAGCAACATTCTCGATTGATCCTACTTTCATCAACATACGCTTTATCACATGGATTCACGttacttccaccttcttcacgTCAACCTCCCACCTCAGCCATACCAGCTCCTCTATCCCTATTACCCACACCTTTCCCGAGGGAATTGTACGAACTGGCAGTATCGTTACAACCTATATATAATGCTTTATACGCTAGGATAACTCTGGATTGGGATTTCTTAGATAGAGTGATGGGTGGAAGTGTTTCTAAAGTAGATGAATTTCAAGGTGAATTGTGGAGAGGATGGAAATCTATAAGAGATGATTTGGTGCAACCTCTTCAATTGGGTCTATTCAGATCTGATTATTtgcttcatcaagatcaaagtcaaggtaCCAGTGAAAAGGGCGATAACATTGGAATCAAACAAGTCGAGTTCAATACTATAGCTGCTAGTTTTGGAGCTTTGAGCCAAAGGGCAGGTGAGATGCATCG ATACCTCGCCAAGGCGACGAATGGCTACTACTCGATATCACCTCATCTTTCGGAAATCTCGAATTTTCCTCAGAATGAACCTCTGAAAAAGCTAGCCGCGGGCTTAGCGGAAGGGTGGAAGGCGTACGGCAACGAGAAAGCCGTGGTGCTATTCGTCGTCCAGGACGGGGAAAGAAATGTCTTTGATCAGAAATGGTTGGAATACGAGCTACTTGAGAG TCACGATATCCCAGTGATCCGTCATACATTTTCAGAACTCTCATCTCTCGCTCAAATAGAACCTTCTACCAAGAatttacttcttccttctccattaGAACCTTCTCTCCCCTCGAAGGAAGTAGCTGTGATATACTATCGATCTGCATACACCCCGACTGATTATCCTACTTCATCAGAATGGGATACACGTTTGTTGTTAGAAAAAAGTAAAGCGATCAAATGTCCTTCAATGGCATTGCAACTTGCAGGAGCCAAAAAGATCCAACAAGTATTGTGTGAACCTGGTGTACTCGAAGATTTCCTCTTAAATAAAAAACGACCTGATGTTGGTTTAGAGAATAAAATCACACAAGAAGATGTCGATAGACTGAGATTAACTTGGATCGGATTATGGCCTATGGATAATTCAGCCTTAGGTAAAGAAGCATATCAATTAGCTTTGAATGAATCAGAAAGGTTCGTATTAAAACctcaaagagaaggaggtgggAACAATATATATAGAGAAAATATTCCTCCGTATctgaaagaattggaaaaagagaaaagggaacAAGGTGAACcagagaaaaaagaagctttcaTTCTAATGGAATTGATTGAACCTCCTAAAAATGTTCAAAATTGGTTGGTAAAAGGTGGTGAGAATAAAGCTAGAAAGGCAGATGTAGTCAGTGAATTGGGTGTGTATGGGGTTTCGTTATTCGGTGGATCGGAAATACAAACATTCAACTCTACTGCTGGTACTTTGTTGAGGacaaaaggaagagaaagtgatgaaggtggtgttgCTATCG GTATAAGTTCCATAGACTCGCCTTTACTTGTAGATTAG